The Lutra lutra chromosome 10, mLutLut1.2, whole genome shotgun sequence genome contains a region encoding:
- the LOC125079025 gene encoding olfactory receptor 5B3-like, whose product MDNKIEVTQFILLGLTNDPKLQLPLFIIFTLIYLITLVGNLGITMLIVLDSHLHMPMYFFLSNLSLVDLCYSTAIIPTVMVGLLIGDQVISYNACAAQMFFFAAFATVENYLLASMAYDHYAAVCKPLHYTTTMMAGVCARLAIGCYVCGFLNASIQIGDTFSLSFCMNNVIHHFFCDIPAVIVLSCSDRHVSELALVYATTFNIIFALLVIFVSYIFIFITILKMHSSSGYQKAISTCASHLTAVSIFYGTVIFMYVQPSSRHSMDTDKMASVFYTMVIPMLNPVVYSMRNKEVKNAFMRTVLESKLSLGL is encoded by the coding sequence ATGGATAACAAGATAGAAGTGACACAGTTCATCCTGCTGGGACTAACCAATGACCCAAAACTGCAGCTTCCCCTCTTCATAATCTTCACCCTCATCTACCTCATCACTCTGGTTGGGAATTTGGGGATTACCATGTTGATTGTGTTGGACTCCCATCTCCACATGcccatgtattttttcctcagtAATCTGTCTCTGGTGGACCTTTGTTACTCTACAGCCATCATTCCCACTGTCATGGTTGGATTACTTATAGGAGACCAGGTCATCTCCTACAATGCCTGTGCTGCTCAGATGTTCTTTTTTGCAGCCTTTGCCACTGTGGAAAATTATCTCTTGGCCTCAATGGCCTATGACCACTATGCAGCAGTGTGCAAACCCCTCCATTACACCACCACCATGATGGCAGGTGTGTGTGCTCGTTTGGCCATAGGCTGCTATGTCTGTGGTTTCCTGAATGCCTCTATTCAAATTGGAGACACATTTAGTCTCTCTTTCTGTATGAACAATGTAATCCATCACTTTTTCTGTGATATCCCCGCAGTCATTGTTCTTTCTTGTTCTGATAGACATGTCAGTGAGCTGGCTCTTGTTTATGCAACCACTTTCAACATCATTTTTGCTCTCCTGGTTATCTTTGTATCCTACATATTCATATTTATCACCATCCTGAAGATGCACTCATCTTCAGGATATCAGAAGGCTATATCTACCTGTGCCTCCCACCTCACTGCTGTGTCCATCTTCTATGGGACAGTCATCTTCATGTATGTACAGCCCAGCTCCAGACATTCCATGGACACAGACAAAATGGCATCTGTGTTCTACACTATGGTCATTCCCATGCTGAACCCTGTGGTCTACAGCATGAGGAACAAGGAGGTCAAGAATGCATTCATGAGGACTGTTTTAGAGTCAAAATTATCTCTGGGATTGTGA